A single region of the Anaerococcus urinomassiliensis genome encodes:
- a CDS encoding aldose epimerase family protein yields MKKTISNSSLVAEVNTNGGYIDSLKLGDKLIFFPKVMVKIGDELKVRGGMHVCAPNFSADKIFNKLPSHGFCRDRDWKIEDSNDSAIRLSLSIEGEGDYEDVLFKLSYELVEKSLFATVKIENNSSSDKIIAPAFHPYFYANHDDFVIDDIQINKDDLPNSIYSKSNSQGFRANGNHIMVKGITNVNEFVFWTDFKGDYICVEPTYNSIAFSDKNKQTYKLGPGNEFELKIEIKILD; encoded by the coding sequence ATGAAAAAAACAATTTCTAACTCAAGCTTAGTAGCAGAAGTAAATACCAATGGTGGATACATTGACTCACTTAAGCTAGGAGATAAGCTAATATTTTTCCCAAAAGTAATGGTGAAAATTGGCGATGAATTGAAAGTTAGAGGGGGCATGCACGTGTGTGCCCCTAATTTTAGTGCTGATAAGATCTTTAATAAACTTCCTTCCCATGGTTTTTGTAGGGATAGGGATTGGAAAATAGAAGATTCAAATGATTCTGCCATAAGACTTTCTCTTTCTATAGAAGGCGAAGGTGACTATGAAGATGTTTTGTTCAAACTTTCCTATGAACTTGTTGAAAAGTCCTTATTTGCGACCGTAAAAATAGAAAACAATAGCTCAAGTGATAAGATAATTGCACCAGCATTTCATCCTTATTTTTATGCTAATCATGATGATTTTGTGATAGATGATATACAAATAAACAAAGATGACTTGCCAAATAGCATCTATAGCAAATCTAATTCTCAAGGATTTAGGGCAAACGGCAATCACATCATGGTAAAAGGGATTACAAATGTAAATGAATTTGTATTTTGGACAGACTTTAAGGGCGATTATATTTGTGTAGAACCGACATATAATTCGATAGCATTTTCAGATAAAAATAAGCAAACTTATAAATTGGGCCCAGGAAATGAATTTGAATTAAAAATCGAAATAAAAATTCTTGATTAA
- a CDS encoding TIGR01440 family protein, whose translation MENLDKIHKQVHKALLEVIDASGIGEDDILVLGGSTSEVVGGKIGKDSSLEVGEAIIDEFLLILNERKINLAVQGCEHINRALVVEKEVAKANNLEIVSVIPALHAGGAMSLAAYQKMQNPVMVEHIVARAGIDIGDTEIGMHVKFVQVPLRLKEKHIGKARVTALKSRPKLIGGQRAIYK comes from the coding sequence TTGGAAAATTTAGACAAAATACATAAACAAGTACACAAGGCCCTCCTAGAAGTTATTGATGCTTCTGGTATTGGGGAAGATGATATATTAGTCCTAGGTGGCTCCACTAGTGAGGTTGTAGGTGGCAAGATTGGTAAGGATTCTTCACTGGAAGTTGGAGAAGCTATTATAGATGAGTTTTTGCTAATTCTTAATGAAAGAAAAATTAATTTGGCAGTTCAAGGCTGTGAGCACATCAACCGTGCCTTAGTAGTAGAAAAAGAAGTGGCCAAAGCAAACAATCTAGAGATAGTAAGCGTAATTCCGGCCCTCCACGCAGGAGGGGCAATGAGCCTTGCAGCCTACCAAAAAATGCAAAATCCTGTCATGGTAGAACATATTGTAGCTAGAGCAGGCATAGACATAGGAGATACAGAAATAGGCATGCACGTAAAATTCGTCCAAGTTCCACTAAGGCTAAAAGAAAAACATATTGGAAAAGCAAGAGTTACAGCCCTAAAATCCAGACCAAAACTAATTGGTGGACAGCGTGCAATATATAAGTAG